The genomic window ATCGGGGGGCGGCCCGCCGAGCCTTTACCGAAGCGATATCGCTCAGCCAGGAATCTGGAGATATCTTCACTGCCATCCTGGCGACAGTTGGTCTGGGCAATGTGGAGGCAGCAGAAAACCGGCTCGATGAGGCCGCCGCCACCTACCGGCGGGTGCTGCAAATGGCGAGTGAGCAGCCGCTTCAGATTGTCCACGAAGCGCACCTTGGCTTGGCCCGCGTACTCTACGAATGGAACGATCTCGATGCCGCTGAACAACACGCGCGACAGGGTCTCGACCTGGCGAAGCAGTATGATCGGGTGATTGACCGATTTATTATCTGTGAGGTGTTTCTTGCCCGCCTGAAGCTTGCGCGGGGAGACGTAGCCGGCGCGGCTTCTGTTCTAGCTAAGGCTGACCAATCCGTGCGCCGGCATCATTTCGCGCACCGGGCGGCTGAGGTCGCTGCCGCACAAGTGGTTACTTTCCTTCACCAGGGCAATCTGGCGGCAGCCGAGCGGCTGGCCAAAACGCGCCAACTCCCTCTCAGTCAGTCCCGGGTACACCTTGCCAGGGAAGACGCTTCGGCAGCATTGGCGGTACTGGAGCCATTGCGCCGACAGGCGGAGGCAAAAGGTTGGCAGGATGAACGGCTCAAGGTAATGGTGCTACAGTCTGTCGCTCACCATGCGCATGGCGAAAAGGACAAAGCGTTGCAACTGCTGAGTGAAGCGTTGGCGCTGGCAGAGCCGGGCGGCTTCGTCCGCCTCTTTGTCGATGAAGGTAAGCCGATGGCTCACCTATTGTCCGAGGCGGCAGCACATGGAATGATGCCAGACTACGTCGCTAAACTGCTGGCTGCATTTGCAACAGAGACGCCGAAGCGTAATGACACATCTTCTCTGCCTCCGGTCACACCTGTCCCGTCCCTGATCGAAGGGTTGAGTCAGCGCGAGTTAGAAGTGCTGCGGCTCATCGCCCAGGGACTCTCCAATCGAGAGATCAGCGAACAGCTCTTCCTCGCGCTGGTAACCGTGAAAGGGCACAATCAGAGAATCTTCGGCAAGTTACAGGTAAAAAATCGCACCGAAGCCGTAGCCCGTGCCCGCGAGTTGGGTCTGTTATAGCCAAGCAATCCAAAACCATACCCCAAAACCATACTTTAGTATCTATGCGCCACTACCCCATTGAGGATATTGTAGCGCAGACCTTTGCGGTCAGTCGCAAAAGGTGCAAGACAATGGCAGAAGCACTTAATCGAACCGCTGATACTAATCAGCCGACAATCTATCAAATCCGGGTCAAAGGTCATCTGGGCTCTCAATGGGAGGACTGGTTTGGGGGACTGACCGTCACGCTGGAGGATAATGGCGAAACGCTCTTAACCGGCACGGTGGCCGATCAGTCCGCGCTGCATGGGTTGCTAAGGAAAGTGCGTGATTTAGGAATATCACTGGTCTCAGTCACTCGTGTAGATCAGTGATACCCGTTCATATCATTCAAAAAGGGAAAAAATTATGCAATACACCGTCGACGTTACTCACAAAGATTCGGAGGGCAGAATCTCTCACGGGACTGTCCACTGTCCTGGCGCGCGACCTGTCAAGCGTTTCGGAGAACTAAGACCGAAAGGCTTGGCGGCACTTCTGGTCTGTCTTCTTGCACTAGCTTCCGTCGCTCTGGCTCAAGGGTCACAGAAAACTGCCGCCGCGCAGTCGGACGCGCAGAAGGCGTTCGAGAAAATGAAAACCCTGACGGGGTCGTGGCAAGGTACGATCATGGGCATATCAATCAACTTCACAATTCGCGCCGCATCCAGCGGCACTGCAATTCTACATGAGGGGAATACAAACGGAGGGGGTCCCCCAAACCATGAGATCACGATGTTCTACCTGGACGGGGATCGTTTGCTCGCGACCCATTATTGTGACGCCGGAAATCGGTCTCGCTTGGAGGGGAAGATGTCGCCGGATGGAAAGGCAATCGAGTTCAGTTTTCTCGATGTCACCGGAAGCACGCGGGGAGGATACCTGAAGGGTATGGTGTTCACAATGATCGACGCGATCCATCATACCGTAGAGGGGACTTTCGTTATGCCAGACGGTAAGCCGATTCCGTTGCGCGGCGAATTTCAACGGGACAAATAACTGAAGCCTGGGCGTAATTCAGAGCCTTTATTCATGCGGGTTTGGTGAGCTTGACACGCATTTCGTGAGGCTTAAACTTTTTCTTGGTGTGAAAAAGATCAAAAAAAGTCTTGAATTTCGTGTTTTTCACTTTCCGATTTACGCACAGGCTTCAATTAATAAGGAAGGCAAAAGTAGAAGGCAAAAGTTAAAAGGCAAAATAGGTTAAAGATAAAGTAGCAGGGCGCGAAGTCGGAGTTTAAATTTCGCGCCCTGCGTTATTGTTGTGGCATTTATTTACAGGCATTTATAGATTCGTCATCCGTTCACATTTGGCTTTTACCTTTTTTGCTTACGCAGTTAAGATTTATTCAAACTTTGTGGCTTACGGGTTCGTCAAAATGCTTGAGGCGGTAATCGGTTCAAGATGGGAGTGCGCCATGAGAAGAATTTTCATAAAAACCTATATTTTTGCCCTAATCATATCGGCATTTCTAAGTCAGGTTAGTGCCTTCGGGCAGGCGAATAACCGTAGAATCCTCAAACAAGAGCAACGGCAACAAAAAATTCAACAGCGAATGGAAGGGCAACAACGCAATGTTCCGCCGCGATTCGGACGACCGGGAGCGAAAAATATTCCAGGCATCAAACCGGATGTAATGAATCCCAATCGTCCGCCCAACCTCATTCAAAGGCAAATCAAAGCCCAGTTGATGGAAGCCCTGGCGCTCACGCCGCAACAGCGAATGCGTATCGGTGAAATCAACCGTTTTCACGAAGACGAAGCGATTGCTGTCGGGCGTCGTTTGCGACAATCGCGGCAGGCGCTTGACCGGGCGTTGATGAATGAAAATTTCGATGAAGGGTTGATCAAACAACTCACCGATGAGGTCGTCGCCGCCCAAACTGCACAAATCCGCTTGCAATCGCGACGCGGCGCAGAAATCCGCAGCGTCATCACTCCCGAACAGGTCAGACGATTCCGCCAGAAAGAACGCGAAATTCGTCAACGGATAAAAGAGCAGCAACTCCTCAATGAGCAACAGGACGCCCCACCGGTTAATCAACCGAAAAAACCGGATGGCAGTGAGGATTTGTTAAATAACATTTTTTTATTTGCAGACGGGCAATGGGATGACGAGTTTTTGCTCGAGGTGATTTTGAAATAATCAAGGCGCTGGACATGACTTGCCGCTGGCGATTAAAATGACGCCAGCACTTATGCTGAAATTTCAGGAGGATTATGGAAGAAAACGAGATTACTTATCATGCAGTAGAAAAAGACGGGCAGGTCACGGCAATTTGGGAAATGCAGGGCAGAAAGCATCTTCGCACCATTGACCCGCGCAGCGCCGAAGGTCATGCAATACTTGGCACCCATACGACCGAAGAACCGCAAGCCCAGGCTCAGTCTTCGCCGCAATAGTTCATTGAGCCGCTCGAATTATGGTTTCTAGTTGCAGGCTTGATTCCGCTCAAAGACTAGCCGAAAACTAGAAACCAACCATCCTTTTAAATTCACTCGCCGCATTTAATCAATTCAAAAAATATTAATCCGTTGCAGTTTCTCGCGCTGCCAAGTTGCAGTCTTTAGACTGCTTCTTAACCTCATCATCTCTTTACGACCTGTTGAAGGTTGCTCTCCGATTGACAGTAGTTCGACTACAAAAACTCTACCTTTCGCGCTTCATCAATCAATCCCTGTTCTGCTGCCAACCGGTAATAAAGATTCAAGCCCTGCAAACTCTCTTCATCAAGGTCGTAACAGATATTTTCTGTCATATAAGCGACGAGTTCATCATGCGGCAAGCCGAGACTTTCGCAGTACATCGCCGCAAGTTTTTCTTTATTCGCTAAGCCTTCGCGTTTTGCGGCAACAAAATCTACGTCGCCAAGTCCGACTTCAGAATCTTTGCGCAGTGCCCAAAAGGCAAAGACAAACGGCAAGCCTGTGTGTTTGCGCCATTCAGCGGCGAGGTCATAGACGTTCAATTGCGCGCGGTCAATGAGCATTGCCGGGTCACCAATAATCAACGCCGCATCATCGGTTTCAAGCATCTCGGCAATGCGCGGCGGCGCGGTGCGATAGGCGGGCTGGAGTCCGTAAAACCGCTTCAGGATGATTTGAATCAACGTCGCAGAGGTTCGCGAAGAGGTATCAAGCGCAACTGAGCGCACCGCTTCAATCGGTACACGTGAAGCCAGCACCACGCTTCGCACCTTATTTTTTGAAGCGACGCAGACCTCACGCACCGCCAGCAAATCGGGGATGCGTTGATATTCAATCGCGGGAATCATCGCCGCGTCAGCGCGTTTGCTTTTCAGCATATCGGAACAGACGGCGGGCGCCGCGTCCGAAAGAAATTCGCAGCGGTCTTGTTGTGAGCCATAGATAAATGAATAACAAAGCGGGGCGGTGTTCAGATAACTCGATGCAGCAACGTAAGGCTTGGTCATAGAAGAAAAAGTCTAGCGAGTCCAGCGCCGTCTAGCCAGTCCAGCGAGTCATCGAATTTGATACGTATTAAAACCGCCACAGTCATTCATATTCACTTTCGACTCGCAAGACTTGCCAGACTCACCAGACTCTACCGCAAAGGCATTTTTACACCGCATTCGGGACAGAATTTCGGTGTGCCTTCGGGTTGAAAGCCGCAACCGGTGCAGGTGAGTTTGATTTGAATGGGCGAGCCGCATTCGGGGCAGAATTTGCTGCCGGTGGTTTTTGCGCCGCATGACGGGCAACTGATGGCGGTTTGCGGGGTGCTGGTTCCCGCGCGCATATCGACG from Acidobacteriota bacterium includes these protein-coding regions:
- a CDS encoding Spy/CpxP family protein refolding chaperone, whose product is MRRIFIKTYIFALIISAFLSQVSAFGQANNRRILKQEQRQQKIQQRMEGQQRNVPPRFGRPGAKNIPGIKPDVMNPNRPPNLIQRQIKAQLMEALALTPQQRMRIGEINRFHEDEAIAVGRRLRQSRQALDRALMNENFDEGLIKQLTDEVVAAQTAQIRLQSRRGAEIRSVITPEQVRRFRQKEREIRQRIKEQQLLNEQQDAPPVNQPKKPDGSEDLLNNIFLFADGQWDDEFLLEVILK
- a CDS encoding menaquinone biosynthesis protein, with the translated sequence MTKPYVAASSYLNTAPLCYSFIYGSQQDRCEFLSDAAPAVCSDMLKSKRADAAMIPAIEYQRIPDLLAVREVCVASKNKVRSVVLASRVPIEAVRSVALDTSSRTSATLIQIILKRFYGLQPAYRTAPPRIAEMLETDDAALIIGDPAMLIDRAQLNVYDLAAEWRKHTGLPFVFAFWALRKDSEVGLGDVDFVAAKREGLANKEKLAAMYCESLGLPHDELVAYMTENICYDLDEESLQGLNLYYRLAAEQGLIDEARKVEFL